The DNA sequence TAATAAAGTAGCTGTTGCAGAATTAAACGACAACCAAATGTATGACGTTGACGGTGGAACAAGCCCAACATGTCTTTTAGTAATCAGTTATTTATTGGCCAAAGCCCTAGACTAATCCTCTTATGAAAAACAAAAACACAATCAACAAGTTAGCTTTTAATAAAGTAGCTGTTGCAGAATTAAACGACAACCAAATGTATGACGTTGACGGTGGAACAAGCCCAACATGTCTTTTAGTAATCAGTTATTTATTGGCCAAAGCCCTAGACTAATTCTCTTATGAAAAAACAAAACACAATCAACAAGTTAGCTTTCAATAAAGTAGCTGTT is a window from the Flavobacterium cupriresistens genome containing:
- a CDS encoding class I lanthipeptide; its protein translation is MKNKNTINKLAFNKVAVAELNDNQMYDVDGGTSPTCLLVISYLLAKALD
- a CDS encoding class I lanthipeptide; its protein translation is MKNKNTINKLAFNKVAVAELNDNQMYDVDGGTSPTCLLVISYLLAKALD